The Medicago truncatula cultivar Jemalong A17 chromosome 4, MtrunA17r5.0-ANR, whole genome shotgun sequence genome includes a region encoding these proteins:
- the LOC112421398 gene encoding putative disease resistance protein RGA1, with product MICQGAHTILVSIILIFHQSMRLPSNNESLRTLYQLELYGSRISGCFPTNPSLRVLRVRKFKLSSLGSLVHLRYLELYHIKTKKLPNSIYNLHKLEILKLKHLPDLLCLPERLNCLKHLRHLIIEDCFSLSCMFPYIGRLSSLRTVSVYIVRSKTGHNLAELRDLKLEGKLSIEGLENVSSLSDVREANLMGKKDLRELCLSWSNSGKTKTRANNAIEVLHLLQPHSNLKCLRILHYEGLYFPSWIEIHNCLVYLELRSCKNCVQFPPFGKLPFLKQLILSNMDEVRYVDVDESHDGVGVRVFPSLEKVSLLGLPNFERLLKMERREMFRLSDLTICGCPKLVLQFLPSLKDLIVIGCNSQLLRPISSFHCLTTLLLSEGNKMTSFPEGMLRNLTCLQTLILTNFPKLKELPNEPLSLALERLQISRCGDLESSPEQMLEGLQSLRTIEISSCGLRSLPECIRNLTSLEVLTICDCPTLKERCNEGTGEDYDKIAHIPKFGIE from the coding sequence ATGATTTGTCAAGGTGCACACACCATATTAGTGTCCATCATACTTATTTTTCATCAGTCAATGAGGTTGCCTTCAAACAATGAATCCTTGCGAACATTGTATCAATTAGAGCTTTATGGCTCAAGAATTTCTGGTTGCTTCCCCACAAATCCCTCTCTGCGAGTTTTACGTGTGAGGAAATTCAAGTTATCATCACTTGGGAGTTTAGTTCATTTGAGGTATTTGGAGCTTTATCATATTAAAACAAAGAAGCTCCCTAACTCTATTTACAACTTGCATAAATTGGAAATCTTGAAACTGAAACATTTACCGGATCTTCTTTGTCTACCAGAACGTTTGAATTGCTTAAAACATCTCAGACATCTTATCATTGAAGATTGTTTTTCATTGTCTTGTATGTTCCCTTACATTGGAAGATTATCTTCCCTAAGAACAGTAAGTGTATACATAGTCAGATCAAAAACGGGGCACAACTTGGCAGAGTTACGTGATCTAAAGCTAGAAGGAAAACTGAGCATTGAAGGCCTAGAAAATGTTAGCAGCTTATCTGATGTTCGAGAGGCCAATTTGATGGGTAAAAAAGACCTCCGAGAATTATGCCTGTCATGGAGCAACAGTGGTAAAACTAAGACACGTGCCAATAATGCTATTGAAGTACTTCATCTGCTTCAACCTCACTCAAATCTCAAGTGTTTGAGAATTCTTCACTATGAAGGATTGTATTTTCCAAGCTGGATTGAGATTCATAATTGTTTAGTTTACCTTGAACTTAGGTCCTGCAAGAACTGTGTGCAATTTCCACCATTTGGTAAACTACCATTTctaaaacaactcattttaagCAATATGGATGAGGTGCGGTATGTGGACGTTGATGAATCTCACGATGGTGTGGGGGTGAGGGTTTTCCCATCTCTGGAAAAAGTCTCATTACTAGGTTTGCCAAACTTTGAACGGTTATTGAAAATGGAAAGGCGGGAGATGTTCCGTCTTTCTGATTTGACCATTTGTGGTTGCCCTAAACTTGTGTTGCAATTCCTTCCATCCCTTAAAGACCTCATTGTAATTGGATGTAACAGTCAGTTACTAAGGCCAATATCTAGTTTCCATTGTCTTACCACCCTTCTGCTTAGTGAAGGTAACAAAATGACATCCTTTCCAGAAGGCATGTTGAGAAACTTGACTTGTCTGCAAACTCTTATACTAACTAATTTCCCGAAATTAAAGGAACTACCAAATGAACCCTTAAGCCTGGCTTTAGAACGTCTGCAAATTTCTCGTTGTGGTGACCTTGAGTCTTCACCGGAGCAAATGTTGGAAGGTCTTCAATCCCTTCGAACAATTGAAATATCTAGTTGTGGATTGAGATCCTTGCCAGAATGTATTCGAAATCTCACTTCACTTGAGGTACTGACTATTTGTGATTGCCCAACATTAAAGGAGCGATGTAATGAAGGAACAGGGGAGGACTATGACAAAATAGCGCACATTCCAAAATTTGGTATTGAATAG
- the LOC25494218 gene encoding putative disease resistance protein RGA3, whose product MVDAILGVVFHNLTSLLQNEFSTVSSIKSKAENLSNTLDLIKAVLEDAEQKQVTDRSIKVWLQQLKDAVYVLDDILDECSIKSSRLMGLSSFKPKNIVFRHDIGNRLKEITRRFDQESSTEIAEWRQTSSIFTEPKIFGRKEDKEKIAEFLLTQASKFDFLVVYPIVGLGGVGKTTLVQLVYNDVRVSKKFHRKIWVCVSEDFSVNRILCSIIESITREKCDGLDLDVIQRRAQELLQGKRYLLVLDDVWNRNLEFKLGLSQEKWNKLKSVLSCGSKGAYILVSTCDKDVATIMGTCQTHHLSGLSEKECWLLFKQYAFEHDIEEREELVAIGKAIVKKCGGLPLAAQALGGLMRSRNGEKEWVEIKESKLWSLSDENSILPALRLSYFHLTSTLKQCFSFCAIFPKDTEILKDDLIHLWMANGFISSKENLEVERSWQYDLE is encoded by the exons ATGGTTGATGCCATACTTGGTGTTGTGTTCCACAATTTAACATCTCTACTTCAAAATGAATTTTCCACCGTATCTTCAATCAAGTCAAAAGCTGAAAACCTGTCAAACACGTTAGATCTCATCAAGGCAGTTCTTGAAGATGCTGAGCAGAAACAAGTCACAGACCGCTCTATTAAAGTATGGCTTCAGCAACTCAAAGATGCTGTTTACGTTCTCGATGATATCCTTGATGAATGTTCGATCAAATCTAGTCGACTTATGGGTTTATCGTcattcaaaccaaaaaatattgtgtttcgTCATGATATTGGAAACAGATTGAAAGAAATTACAAGGAGATTCGATCAA GAAAGCTCAACTGAAATAGCTGAATGGCGCCAAACCAGCTCCATTTTTACTGAACCGAAAATCTTTGGACGGAAAGAAGATAAAGAGAAGATTGCCGAGTTTCTTCTCACCCAAGCGAGTAAGTTTGACTTCCTTGTTGTGTATCCTATTGTTGGTTTAGGTGGTGTTGGTAAAACAACTCTTGTTCAATTGGTCTACAATGATGTTAGAGTGAGtaaaaaatttcatagaaaAATTTGGGTTTGTGTTTCTGAGGATTTCTCTGTCAATAGGATTTTGTGTTCCATTATAGAATCTATTACAAGAGAAAAGTGTGATGGCTTAGATTTAGATGTGATACAAAGAAGAGCGCAAGAATTGTTGCAAGGTAAAAGATATTTGTTGGTTTTGGATGATGTGTGGAATAGAAATCTAGAATTCAAACTAGGATTAAGCCAAGAAAAATGGAACAAGTTGAAATCTGTGTTGTCCTGTGGATCCAAAGGTGCTTACATTTTAGTTTCCACTTGTGATAAGGATGTTGCGACAATCATGGGAACATGTCAAACTCATCATTTATCTGGCCTCTCAGAGAAGGAATGTTGGCTGTTATTCAAACAATATGCATTTGAACATGATATAGAAGAACGAGAAGAGCTAGTGGCAATAGGCAAAGCGATAGTAAAGAAGTGTGGGGGATTGCCTCTTGCTGCACAAGCATTAGGAGGTCTAATGCGCTCAAGAAATGGAGAAAAGGAATGGGTTGAAATTAAAGAGAGCAAGCTTTGGTCTTTATCAGATGAGAATTCTATTTTGCCTGCCTTGAGGTTGAGTTATTTCCATTTAACGTCAACCTTAAAACAATGTTTCTCTTTCTGTGCCATATTTCCCAAAGATACGGAAATCCTAAAAGACGATTTGATTCATCTCTGGATGGCCAATGGATTTATTTCGTCTAAGGAAAATTTGGAGGTAGAAAGAAGTTGGCAATATGATTTGGAATGA
- the LOC25494219 gene encoding casein kinase 1-like protein 1, giving the protein MEPRVGNKFRLGRKIGSGSFGEIYLGTNIQTNEEVAIKLENVKTKHPQLLYESKLYRILQGGTGIPNVRWFGVEGDYNVLVMDLLGPSLEDLFNFCSRKLSLKTVLMLADQMINRVEFIHSKSFLHRDIKPDNFLMGLGRRANQVYAIDFGLAKKYRDSSTHQHIPYRENKNLTGTARYASMNTHLGIEQSRRDDLESLGYVLMYFLRGSLPWQGLKAGTKKQKYEKISEKKVSTSIEALCRGYPTEFASYFHYCRSLRFDDKPDYAYLKRIFRDLFIREGFQFDYVFDWTILKYQQSQLATPPARGIVPGAGTSSALPPAVTNADRHTGAEGQPPGLVSVDSSRRRMSGPILNTLSSSNVLGQSSGSSRRVAVSSSRDAFVGAESDVRTRTAEASPGAAAHRILSGQRSSLIGSSDPQRVARAGRNASQGNNYESALRGMDGLQLENDERTHY; this is encoded by the exons atggaACCTCGTGTTGGGAATAAGTTTCGCCTTGGTAGGAAGATCGGTAGCGGTTCCTTTGGGGAGATCTACTTAG GTACTAATATTCAAACTAACGAAGAGGTTGCAATTAAgctt GAAAATGTCAAGACTAAGCATCCTCAGCTGCTGTACGAATCCAAGTTGTACAGAATTCTCCAGGGAGGAA CTGGAATTCCAAATGTTAGATGGTTTGGAGTAGAGGGAGATTACAATGTTTTAGTGATGGATCTGCTTGGACCTAGTCTTGAAGATCTATTTAACTTTTGTAGTAGAAAGTTATCACTAAAAACAGTTCTTATGCTTGCTGATCAAATG ATCAACCGTGTTGAGTTCATTCATTCGAAATCATTTCTACATCGAGATATCAAACCGGATAATTTTCTAATGGGATTAGGAAGGCGTGCGAACCAG GTTTATGCTATTGATTTTGGTCTGGCTAAGAAATACAGAGATAGTTCAACCCATCAACACATTCCTTACAG ggaaaataaaaatttgactgGAACTGCAAGATATGCTAGCATGAATACTCACCTTGGCATTG AACAAAGTCGAAGAGATGATTTAGAGTCTCTTGGTTATGTTTTGATGTACTTCCTGAGAGGGAG TCTTCCTTGGCAGGGACTTAAAGCAGGAACCAAGAAACAGAAGTATGAGAAAATCAGTGAAAAAAAGGTTTCTACATCGATTGAA GCCTTATGTCGGGGTTATCCAACCGAATTTGCATCATACTTCCATTACTGTCGCTCATTAAGGTTTGATGATAAGCCAGATTATGCTTATCTCAAAAGGATATTCCGCGACCTGTTTATCCGTGAAG GATTCCAgtttgattatgtgtttgacTGGACCATCTTGAAGTATCAGCAATCACAGCTTGCCACACCTCCAGCACGGGGCATT GTTCCTGGTGCTGGAACCAGTTCTGCATTGCCACCTGCTGTTACCAATGCTGATAGACATACAG GAGCAGAAGGGCAACCCCCTGGTTTGGTTTCGGTGGATTCCTCGAGGCGCAGAATGTCGGGACCCATTTTGAATACT TTATCAAGTTCCAATGTCTTGGGTCAATCAAGTGGATCATCTAGGCGAGTTGCTGTTTCTAGTAGTCGTGATGCATTTGTTGGTGCTGAGTCAGATGTTCGTACACGCACCGCTGAGGCTAGCCCTGGAGCAGCAGCACATAGAATTTTGAGCGGTCAAAGAAGTTCACTAATCGGATCTTCTGATCCCCAGAGAGTAGCACGGGCTGGAAGAAATGCTTCTCAAGGCAATAACTATGAAAGTGCCCTTAGGGGCATGGACGGTTTGCAGTTAGAAAATGATGAGAGAAcccattattaa
- the LOC25494220 gene encoding IQ domain-containing protein IQM1, with translation MGVSVTDLSNGSNKMSTSSRLSDCRPQHMILERNHSFVQDKEQNMDSTKSDQLKHKQVPLISLPEALVFSSPRPVSELDAAATTLQKVYKSYRTRRNLADCAVVVEELWWKALDFAALRRSSVSFFDVEKPETAVSRWARARTRAAKVGKGLSKDEKAQKLALQHWLEAIDPRHRYGHNLHMYYDIWFKSLSTQPFFYWLDVGDGKEINLEKCPRSTVLQRQCIKYLGPKEREEYEVIVEKGRLVYKQDGRLVSTDEKSKWIFVLSTTRALYVGKKQKGAFQHSSFLAGGATTAAGRLVANQGVLEAIWPYSGHYHPTEENFKEFISFLGEHNVDLTNVKRCAIDDDTYSIVGNDAINEPQQTKVATPKVNVNDNNVTSTHKKDAVAAFNASRRLSCKWSTGAGPRIGCVRDYPEHLQSKALEQVSLSPRPSSSRLNKFGPIPSPRPSPKVRMSPRLVYMGLPSPRNPISTAS, from the exons ATGGGGGTGTCTGTTACTGATTTGTCAAATGGGTCCAATAAGATGAGTACTTCAAGCAGGTTGAGTGATTGCAGACCTCAACATATGATTCTTGAAAGAAACCATTCATTTGTTCAAGATAAAGAACAGAACATGGATTCAACCAAAAGTGATCAATTGAAACATAAACAAGTTCCATTGATTTCTCTGCCTGAAGCACTTGTTTTTTCTTCTCCAAGGCCAGTTTCTGAGCTCGATGCTGCTGCAACTACTCTTCAAAAAGTTTACAAGAGTTACCGTACTAGAAGAAACCTTGCCGATTGTGCAGTGGTTGTGGAAGAGCTATGGTGGAAAGCATTGGATTTTGCTGCTCTTAGAAGAAGTTCTGTTTCATTCTTTGATGTTGAGAAACCTGAAACTGCTGTGTCACGTTGGGCTAGAGCAAGAACAAGAGCAGCTAAG GTTGGAAAAGGTTTATCTAAGGATGAAAAGGCACAAAAATTAGCACTTCAACATTGGCTTGAAGCT ATTGACCCGCGTCATCGATATGGACACAATCTTCATATGTATTATGATATCTGGTTTAAAAGCTTAAGCACACAACCATTTTTCTACTG GTTGGATGTTGGAGATGGAAAAGAAATAAATCTTGAGAAATGTCCAAGAAGCACTGTTCTACAACGGCAATGCATTAAATATCTTGGACCA aaagaaagagaagaatatGAAGTAATTGTTGAAAAGGGAAGGTTGGTGTATAAACAAGATGGGAGGCTTGTGAGTACTGATGAGAAATCAAAATGGATATTTGTTCTCAGTACTACAAGAGCCTTGTACGTGGGGAAAAAGCAAAAGGGTGCCTTTCAACATTCAAGCTTTCTTGCTGGTGGTGCAACCACCGCAGCTGGTAGATTAGTAGCAAATCAAGGTGTTCTTGAG GCTATTTGGCCATACAGTGGACACTACCATCCAACAGAAGAGAACTTCAAAGAATTTATAAGCTTTCTTGGAGAGCACAATGTAGACCTCACAAATGTAAAG AGATGTGCCATAGATGATGATACTTATTCAATTGTTGGAAATGATGCCATCAATGAACCACAACAAACAAAGGTTGCTACTCCTAAGGTCAATGTCAATGATAACAATGTGACATCAACTCATAAAAAGGATGCTGTTGCAGCATTTAACGCCTCAAGGAGGCTGTCTTGCAAGTGGTCAACTGGAGCTGGTCCACGTATTGGTTGTGTTCGTGACTATCCTGAACACTTGCAGTCAAAAGCATTGGAACAAGTTAGTCTGTCTCCAAGGCCAAGTTCTTCAAGACTCAACAAATTTGGCCCAATTCCTTCTCCTAGGCCTAGTCCAAAAGTTAGGATGTCACCTAGGCTTGTGTATATGGGATTACCTAGTCCAAGAAACCCAATTTCAACTGCAAGTTAA
- the LOC112421265 gene encoding heat stress transcription factor A-9 — MAVAHGGYDGEIGGYNSRLIPSIKPELFNDSANSSSYTYDDVSTERKESVLTEEEEEGATASHAIHIKEEVLEEDDGAAHASSSLRFPKPMEGLHEVGPPPFLKKTFEMVEDLETDPIVSWSASRDSFVVWDSHEFSKILLPKYFKHNNFSSFIRQLNTYGFRKVDSDRWEFANEGFQAGKKHLLKNIRRRSKYNKLHQGGFNLMNPCVESEVEKLKKDQNMLKLEILKLRQQQENSNIQLTNVQERVRRAESKQYQMLFFLTKMAKRPLFMEQIIQKIKRKGEVDGNIDMVKRPRLLGTQGTSVDYRCQGREQFATLQSELNGLFPENMNTGRMEPPVSTPMEDGLGSSLHDLRACGGSRQSVQDANSAYHVMSEKLLGENSVVDEEMDVNDSNIYLELEDLISKPTDWGGTASGLVGQTS; from the exons atggcGGTAGCACACGGTGGTTACGACGGTGAAATCGGTGGCTACAATTCTCGTCTAATCCCATCAATAAAACCAGAGTTATTCAATGACAGTGCAAATTCCAGCTCTTACACCTACGACGACGTTTCAACCGAAAGAAAAGAATCAGTACTAaccgaagaagaagaagaaggtgctACAGCTTCTCACGCAATTCATATCAAAGAAGAAGTTCTTGAAGAAGACGACGGTGCTGCTCACGCTTCATCTTCACTCAGGTTTCCAAAACCAATGGAAGGGCTACATGAGGTTGGTCCACCACCGTTTCTCAAGAAGACTTTTGAAATGGTGGAGGATCTGGAAACTGACCCGATTGTTTCATGGAGTGCTTCTCGTGATAGTTTTGTTGTTTGGGATTCTCATGAATTCTCCAAAATTCTTCTTCCTAAGTACTTTAAgcataataatttttctagCTTCATTCGCCAGCTCAACACCTAT GGGTTTAGGAAGGTTGATTCAGACCGTTGGGAGTTTGCAAATGAAGGATTTCAAGCAGGGAAAAAGCATTTGTTGAAGAACATAAGAAGGAGAAGCAAGTATAACAAACTGCATCAAGGAGGATTCAATTTGATGAATCCTTGCGTTGAATCTGAAGTGGAGAAACTGAAAAAAGATCAGAACATGTTGAAATTGGAAATTCTGAAGCTAAGGCAACAACAAGAGAATTCAAATATTCAACTCACAAATGTTCAGGAGCGAGTTCGGCGTGCGGAATCAAAGCAATATCAGATGCTATTTTTCCTCACCAAAATGGCCAAAAGGCCATTGTTTATGGAGCAGATAATCCAAAAGATAAAGCGAAAAGGAGAAGTTGATGGTAATATAGACATGGTTAAAAGACCTAGATTGCTTGGAACACAAGGTACTAGTGTTGATTATAGGTGTCAGGGTCGTGAACAATTTGCTACTTTGCAATCTGAATTGAATGGACTTTTTCCTGAAAATATGAACACTGGTAGAATGGAACCACCTGTTTCCACTCCCATGGAAGATGGGCTGGGTAGCTCTTTACATGACTTGAGGGCTTGTGGTGGTTCTAGACAAAGTGTTCAAGATGCGAATTCTGCATATCATGTTATGTCAGAGAAGCTTTTGGGGGAAAATTCGGTTGTTGATGAAGAAATGGATGTGAATGACTCTAATATCTATCTTGAACTAGAGGATTTGATAAGTAAGCCAACAGATTGGGGTGGAACTGCTAGTGGATTAGTGGGACAAACTAGTTGA
- the LOC112420966 gene encoding protein FAR1-RELATED SEQUENCE 5-like → MDTECIEITNLEDGRTNHMSNGLETPSKVISSHETNDGDHPNLHPRIGMEFNNINDVKEFYISFAKKEGFGIRTRTTKENFCTLVCSNEGKHTTKSSNEDEYNVSMGTKKKTSTSRTDCKALLSVSKAWKRSKWSIISFSNDHNHAMLSPKSVNYLRCHKKMGMPARSLVEKFDEEGIPTGKVAKMFNSGDETEKSFEWLFLTWLKAMSGKSPVSIITDQDLAMKTAIANVFPNTRHRLCLWHIRRKFAEKLSHIYHKKSPFKKELKSCIRESPSIEDFEENWERILVAYDLKANQWLQGLYKIRESWVPIYNRSTFFAGMNTTQRSESINAFFDSFVNSSTILQDFVVKFEKAVDSRYEKQKREDFESRHRSRLSGIKSKIEEHAASIYTRTMFGKFHDELAQILQFKKEKIEKNGSQYTYKVSSCYDSRDTFIVHVDLETKVAKCCCQLFEFMGILCRHILVIFQAKNVVNIPSNYILKRWTKDAIKGSEFDENGGKNSIENNSSATLRSIHVHTQANLLSDLAAKSPILHEMISDGMKQLYDRALARKNELRIEDGITPLEPSSENLTSEPLNVSVELDIKDPRGSQTKGRKKDVTRETQHGRIKSSIELSINRSQAKRRSCQLCGEHGHNRRGEVANKRQVTILLIDGDGLVLTSEVMS, encoded by the exons ATGGATACAGAGTGCATAGAAATTACAAACCTAGAAGATGGGAGAACTAATCATATGTCCAATGGTTTAGAAACCCCTTCAAAAGTTATTTCATCTCATGAGACTAATGATGGTGATCATCCTAATCTTCATCCTCGTATTGGAATGGAATTCAACAACATTAATGATGTTAAGGAATTCTACATATCATTTGCTAAGAAAGAAGGTTTTGGAATTCGAACTCGTACAACCAAGGAAAATTTTTGTACACTTGTATGTTCTAATGAAGGTAAACATACAACAAAGAGTAGCAATGAAGACGAATACAATGTTTCCATGGGAACTAAGAAAAAGACCTCAACTTCTAGAACTGATTGCAAGGCATTACTTAGTGTTTCAAAAGCATGGAAGAGGAGCAAATGGAGTATCATAAGCTTCAGTAATGATCATAATCATGCCATGCTTAGCCCTAAGAGTGTGAATTATCTTAGGTGTCATAAGAAAATGGGTATGCCAGCTAGGAGTCTTGTTGAGAAGTTTGATGAGGAGGGAATACCTACAGGAAAGGTTGCTAAAATGTTCAATAGTGGAG ATGAGACAGAGAAGTCTTTTGAATGGTTATTTCTAACATGGCTAAAGGCAATGAGTGGAAAAAGTCCTGTGTCGATAATAACGGATCAAGATTTGGCAATGAAAACTGCAATTGCCAATGTGTTTCCAAATACTCGTCACCGATTATGCTTGTGGCACATCCGCAGAAAATTTGCCGAAAAGCTTTCACATATATACCATAAAAAATCACCTTTCAAGAAGGAATTGAAATCGTGCATTCGTGAGTCACCATCCATTGAAGATTTTGAAGAGAATTGGGAGCGTATTTTAGTCGCCTATGATTTGAAGGCGAATCAATGGCTTCAAGGTTTGTATAAAATAAGAGAGTCATGGGTACCTATTTATAACAGAAGTACTTTTTTTGCTGGGATGAACACTACACAAAGAAGTGAGAGCATTAATGCTTTTTTTGATTCATTTGTTAATTCGTCAACTATACTACAAGATTTTGTAGTGAAATTTGAAAAGGCAGTGGATAGCCGGTATGAAAAACAGAAACGAGAAGATTTTGAATCAAGGCACCGATCACGTCTCTCTGGTATTAAGTCAAAAATTGAGGAGCATGCAGCATCGATTTATACAAGAACCATGTTTGGAAAGTTTCATGATGAGCTCGCACAGATTCTTCAATTCAAAAaggagaaaattgaaaaaaatggatCTCAATATACATACAAAGTATCCAGCTGTTATGACTCTCGAGACACATTCATTGTCCATGTGGATCTTGAGACAAAGGTTGCAAAGTGTTGTTGTCAACTTTTTGAGTTTATGGGAATATTATGCAGACATATCTTGGTGATTTTCCAAGCCAAAAATGTTGTCAACATTCCaagtaattatattttaaagcGTTGGACAAAAGATGCTATCAAGGGTTctgaatttgatgaaaatggggGGAAAAATTCGATTGAGAACAACAGTTCAGCAACTCTACGAAGTATACATGTACATACTCAAGCCAACCTATTATCTGATCTTGCAGCAAAATCACCTATTTTACACGAAATGATATCAGATGGAATGAAGCAACTGTATGACAGAGCTTTAGCACGAAAAAATGAACTGCGCATTGAAGATGGCATAACTCCTTTAGAGCCAAGTTCTGAAAATTTGACGAGTGAGCCATTGAACGTATCTGTTGAATTAGATATTAAAGATCCACGTGGTTCACAAACTAAAGGAAGAAAAAAGGATGTGACAAGAGAGACTCAACATGGAAGAATAAAAAGTAGTATTGAATTATCAATAAATCGATCACAAGCCAAGAGAAGAAGTTGCCAATTATGTGGAGAGCATGGCCACAATCGGCGAGGCGAAGTTGCAAACAAAAGACAAGTGACGATTCTATTGATTGATGGAG ATGGTTTGGTGTTGACATCTGAAGTGATGTCTTAA